A part of Gossypium hirsutum isolate 1008001.06 chromosome A07, Gossypium_hirsutum_v2.1, whole genome shotgun sequence genomic DNA contains:
- the LOC107943937 gene encoding protein MHF1 homolog, with protein sequence MEVDEHNRSDFEKEEEEEDDSVSDLLRDRFRLSAISIAESEAKRSGMEISPPIVACIADLAFKYIGQLAKDLELFAHHAGRKSVTMTDVIVSAHRNEHLAASLRSYSDELKAKEPQSDRKRKKVPRKEDKGIDGMVNIPDL encoded by the exons ATGGAAGTCGACGAACATAATAGGAGCGATTTCgagaaagaagaagaggaagaagacgATTCAGTTTCCGATCTCTTGAGAGATCGCTTTCGTCTCTCCGCTATTTCCATCGCCGAATCCGAAG CGAAGAGAAGCGGTATGGAAATTTCTCCACCGATAGTAGCTTGTATTGCCGATTTGGCCTTCAAATACATCG GTCAGTTGGCAAAAGACCTTGAACTATTCGCACACCATGCCGGTCGTAAATCTGTGACCATGACAGATGTCATAGTTTCTG CTCACAGAAATGAACACTTAGCTGCCTCGTTGAGGTCCTACAGCGATGAGCTTAAAGCAAAAGAACCCCAATCCGATAGGAAGAGGAAGAAAGTACCTAGAAAAGAGGACAAGGGTATCGACGGTATGGTGAATATCCCTGATCTTTGA
- the LOC107953584 gene encoding magnesium protoporphyrin IX methyltransferase, chloroplastic, giving the protein MSYSVSLSSPIHFHTNSRFFSTFPPKLPNKLKTTVTTTTVAAIPPLSTATSVTDLSVLDSTTVALIGGGSVAALAAVLSFTDPERRRRLQAEEVGGGDKEVVRNYFNNSGFQRWKKIYGETDDVNKVQLDIRLGHSKTVENVMKMLTDDGSLNGVTVCDAGCGTGCLSIPLAKEGAVVSASDISAAMVAEAEKQAKEQLTAGNGDIAPVTPKFEVKDLESLDGKYDTVVCLDVLIHYPQNKADGMIAHLASLAENRLILSFAPKTFYYDLLKRIGELFPGPSKATRAYLHAEADVERALNRVGWKIRKRGLITTQFYFARLVEAVPA; this is encoded by the exons ATGTCGTACTCAGTCTCTCTATCTTCTCCCATTCATTTCCACACTAACTCTAGATTCTTCTCTACATTCCCTCCAAAACTTCCTAACAAACTGAAAACAACCGTAACAACCACCACAGTCGCGGCCATTCCACCCTTATCCACCGCTACATCGGTTACCGACCTCTCCGTTTTGGATAGCACCACTGTTGCTCTCATAGGTGGAGGTTCAGTCGCTGCCTTAGCAGCGGTTCTCTCCTTCACTGACCCGGAACGCCGACGTCGTCTTCAGGCGGAAGAAGTCGGTGGGGGCGATAAAGAAGTCGTTAGGAATTACTTCAATAATTCTGGTTTCCAAAGGTGGAAGAAGATTTATGGAGAGACCGATGATGTGAATAAAGTCCAGCTTGATATTAGGTTAGGGCATTCCAAAACcgttgaaaatgtgatgaaaatgttGACCGATGATGGCTCACTGAATGGCGTCACTGTTTGCGATGCTGGTTGTGGCACCGGTTGTCTCTCCATTCCTTTAGCTAAAGAAGGTGCCGTTGTTTCCGCCAGCGATATTTCCGCCGCCATGGTGGCCGAGGCTGAGAAGCAG GCGAAAGAGCAGTTAACAGCTGGGAATGGTGATATTGCGCCAGTTACGCCAAAATTTGAAGTGAAGGATTTGGAGAGTTTAGATGGGAAATATGATACTGTGGTGTGTTTAGATGTTTTAATACATTATCCGCAGAATAAAGCTGACGGAATGATCGCACACCTTGCTTCACTTGCCGAAAACCGATTAATTTTGAGCTTTGCACCGAAGACATTTTATTACGATCTGTTGAAGAGGATCGGTGAATTATTTCCAGGGCCATCTAAAGCAACGAGGGCATATCTTCATGCCGAGGCAGATGTAGAAAGGGCACTAAATAGGGTTGGATGGAAAATAAGAAAGAGAGGGCTAATCACTACACAGTTCTACTTTGCAAGACTTGTCGAGGCTGTCCCTGCATAG
- the LOC121232021 gene encoding AUGMIN subunit 1-like isoform X1 — MPPGKKSLISNTLREALLICTIWLPSRRQRLKLPTLLPTIFARKPPNTVLKALLNRVGYTPEINHGVLVEMAEHRKDLEKKTKPILDTLRSYQDLPPDKALAALAIEDKKRQYAAAEKYLEDVLQSALATSD; from the exons ATGCCGCCGGGAAAGAAGTCCCTGATTTCGAATACACTCCGCGAAGCATTGCTCATTTGTACAATCTGGCTACCGTCTCGCAGGCAAAGACTCAAGCTGCCAACATTGTTGCCAACGATTTTCGCCAGAAAGCCGCCGAATACCGTTCTCAAG GCATTACTGAATCGTGTGGGCTACACACCTGAAATTAATCATGGGGTGTTGGTTGAAATGGCCGAACACAGGAAGGACTTAGAGAAGAAGACCAAACCCATCTTAGATACTTTGAGGAGCTACCAGGACCTACCTCCG GATAAAGCTTTAGCTGCCTTAGCAATTGAGGACAAGAAAAGGCAGTATGCTGCTGCTGAAAAATACCTGGAAGATGTGTTGCAATCAGCCCTTGCTACGTCAGATTGA
- the LOC121232021 gene encoding AUGMIN subunit 1-like isoform X2, giving the protein MAEHRKDLEKKTKPILDTLRSYQDLPPDKALAALAIEDKKRQYAAAEKYLEDVLQSALATSD; this is encoded by the exons ATGGCCGAACACAGGAAGGACTTAGAGAAGAAGACCAAACCCATCTTAGATACTTTGAGGAGCTACCAGGACCTACCTCCG GATAAAGCTTTAGCTGCCTTAGCAATTGAGGACAAGAAAAGGCAGTATGCTGCTGCTGAAAAATACCTGGAAGATGTGTTGCAATCAGCCCTTGCTACGTCAGATTGA
- the LOC121232022 gene encoding signal recognition particle subunit SRP68 isoform X1, translating into MAKVNEAAAMEIDDPNSNISDQISPKFSINVLQLLKSSQMQHGLRHGDYTRYRRYCTARLRRLYKSLKFTHGRGKYTRKAISESTVTEVRFLHVVLYMAERAWSHAMEKRQLPDGPNARQRIYLIGRLRKAVKWADLFSHLCSVKGDSRTSLEAEAYASYMKGNLLFEQDRNWDTALRNFKSARSVYEELGKYGDVENQVLCRERVEELEPSIRYCLHKIGGSNLQASELLQIGEMEGPASDLFKSKLEAAMAEARSQQAASLTEFHWLGNRFPITNAKTRVAILKAQELEKDLHGPLADSLSAEKRLVTFDKVFTAYHEARSCIRSDLASAGSAENVKDDLNGLDKAVSAVLGQRTIERNQLLVSIAKSKLTRRRDDKNEKVTKPEELVRLYDLLLQNTADLSDLVSSGRDRKPEEVTFAEECELKSLAFRAERCFYLARSYSLAGKRSEAYALYCRARSLAENALWKFQAHSKTDQLSIFNRVMIKELKTLYDECRSYSCIEHATGIIEEVKAPENLSKKISTISLTGADKKVEKYLLEKLDLYEPAISESNVKAVPRIEPFPPAFQSIPRNPIVLDLAYNAIDFPSIENRMKKDKKGFISRLWG; encoded by the exons ATGGCGAAGGTTAACGAAGCAGCGGCGATGGAAATTGATGATCCAAATTCAAACATTTCTGACCAGATCAGCCCTAAATTCTCAATCAATG TTTTGCAACTTCTTAAGTCTTCTCAGATGCAACATGGATTACGACATGGAGATTACACTCGTTACCG GAGGTATTGCACTGCTCGTTTGAGGAGGCTGTATAAATCATTGAAGTTTACACATGGCCGTGGTAAATACACCCGAAAAGCCATTTCGGAGTCCACAGTCACTGAAGTGAG GTTTCTTCATGTGGTTCTGTATATGGCAGAGAGAGCTTGGAGCCATGCCATGGAGAAACGACAGCTTCCAGATGGTCCAAATGCACGCCAGCGTATCTATTTGATTGGTAGATTACGCAAGGCAGTCAAATGGGCTGATCTCTTTTCACATTTGTGTTCTGTGAAAGGAGATTCTAGAACATCTTTAGAAGCTGAG GCCTATGCGTCCTATATGAAAGGGAATTTGTTGTTTGAACAAGACCGGAATTGGGACACTGCATTGAGGAATTTCAAAAGTGCCAG GTCGGTTTATGAAGAACTAGGGAAATATGGAGATGTAGAGAATCAAGTCTTGTGTCGTGAACGGGTTGAAGAACTCGAACCTAGTATTCGCTACTGCCTTCACAAAATTGGAGGTTCAAATTTGCAAGCTTCTGAACTTTTACAGATTGGTGAAATGGAAGGTCCTGCATCGGACCTTTTCAAATCAAAGCTAGAG GCCGCTATGGCGGAGGCAAGATCACAACAGGCTGCATCTCTGACAGAGTTTCATTGGCTTGGCAATAGATTCCCAATTACTAATGCAAAAACTCGGGTTGCTATTTTGAAAG CCCAAGAACTGGAAAAAGATTTACATGGCCCTTTAGCCGATTCACTCTCAGCTGAGAAAAGACTAGTAACTTTTGATAAAGTTTTTACAGCATATCATGAAGCTAGGAGCTGTATCCGGAGTGACTTG GCCAGTGCAGGTAGTGCTGAAAATGTGAAAGATGACTTAAATGGTCTGGATAAGGCTGTTAGTGCTGTTCTAGGTCAACGAACAATTGAGCGCAATCAGTTGTTGGTTAGCATTGCAAAGAGCAAACTTACAAGACGTCGTGATGACAAAAACGAGAAAGTCACCAAGCCTGAGGAGTTGGTCCGCTTATATGATCTTTTATTACAG AATACAGCTGATCTATCTGATTTAGTTAGTTCTGGAAGAGATAGAAAACCTGAAGAAGTGACCTTTGCTGAAGAGTGTGAACTTAAAAGTTTGGCCTTCCGAGCTGAAAG GTGCTTCTACTTGGCAAGATCATATAGTTTAGCTGGAAAGAGATCCGAAGCATATGCGCTATACTGCCGTGCTCGCTCTCTCGCCGAGAATGCCCTATGGAAGTTTCAAGCTCATAGTAAAACCGATCAGTTGTCTATATTTAATAGG GTGATGATCAAAGAGTTGAAGACTTTATATGATGAATGCCGATCTTACAGTTGCATAGAGCATGCAACTGGAATTATCGAGGAGGTGAAAGCTCCTGAGAATCTTTCAAAGAAAATATCTACTATATCACTAACTGGAGCTGACAAGAag GTGGAAAAATACCTACTCGAGAAACTCGATCTCTACGAGCCCGCAATTAGTGAGTCAAATGTGAAAGCTGTTCCGCGTATAGAACCCTTCCCGCCGGCCTTCCAGTCAATACCCCGTAATCCAATCGTTTTAGACTTGGCTTATAATGCCATTGATTTCCCATCTATAGAAAACAGGATGAAGAAAGACAAGAAGGGTTTCATTAGTAGGCTTTGGGGTTGA
- the LOC121232022 gene encoding signal recognition particle subunit SRP68 isoform X2 — MAKVNEAAAMEIDDPNSNISDQISPKFSINVLQLLKSSQMQHGLRHGDYTRYRRYCTARLRRLYKSLKFTHGRGKYTRKAISESTVTEVRFLHVVLYMAERAWSHAMEKRQLPDGPNARQRIYLIGRLRKAVKWADLFSHLCSVKGDSRTSLEAEAYASYMKGNLLFEQDRNWDTALRNFKSARSVYEELGKYGDVENQVLCRERVEELEPSIRYCLHKIGGSNLQASELLQIGEMEGPASDLFKSKLEAAMAEARSQQAASLTEFHWLGNRFPITNAKTRVAILKAQELEKDLHGPLADSLSAEKRLVTFDKVFTAYHEARSCIRSDLASAGSAENVKDDLNGLDKAVSAVLGQRTIERNQLLVSIAKSKLTRRRDDKNEKVTKPEELVRLYDLLLQNTADLSDLVSSGRDRKPEEVTFAEECELKSLAFRAERCFYLARSYSLAGKRSEAYALYCRARSLAENALWKFQAHSKTDQLSIFNRVRLPHYFW; from the exons ATGGCGAAGGTTAACGAAGCAGCGGCGATGGAAATTGATGATCCAAATTCAAACATTTCTGACCAGATCAGCCCTAAATTCTCAATCAATG TTTTGCAACTTCTTAAGTCTTCTCAGATGCAACATGGATTACGACATGGAGATTACACTCGTTACCG GAGGTATTGCACTGCTCGTTTGAGGAGGCTGTATAAATCATTGAAGTTTACACATGGCCGTGGTAAATACACCCGAAAAGCCATTTCGGAGTCCACAGTCACTGAAGTGAG GTTTCTTCATGTGGTTCTGTATATGGCAGAGAGAGCTTGGAGCCATGCCATGGAGAAACGACAGCTTCCAGATGGTCCAAATGCACGCCAGCGTATCTATTTGATTGGTAGATTACGCAAGGCAGTCAAATGGGCTGATCTCTTTTCACATTTGTGTTCTGTGAAAGGAGATTCTAGAACATCTTTAGAAGCTGAG GCCTATGCGTCCTATATGAAAGGGAATTTGTTGTTTGAACAAGACCGGAATTGGGACACTGCATTGAGGAATTTCAAAAGTGCCAG GTCGGTTTATGAAGAACTAGGGAAATATGGAGATGTAGAGAATCAAGTCTTGTGTCGTGAACGGGTTGAAGAACTCGAACCTAGTATTCGCTACTGCCTTCACAAAATTGGAGGTTCAAATTTGCAAGCTTCTGAACTTTTACAGATTGGTGAAATGGAAGGTCCTGCATCGGACCTTTTCAAATCAAAGCTAGAG GCCGCTATGGCGGAGGCAAGATCACAACAGGCTGCATCTCTGACAGAGTTTCATTGGCTTGGCAATAGATTCCCAATTACTAATGCAAAAACTCGGGTTGCTATTTTGAAAG CCCAAGAACTGGAAAAAGATTTACATGGCCCTTTAGCCGATTCACTCTCAGCTGAGAAAAGACTAGTAACTTTTGATAAAGTTTTTACAGCATATCATGAAGCTAGGAGCTGTATCCGGAGTGACTTG GCCAGTGCAGGTAGTGCTGAAAATGTGAAAGATGACTTAAATGGTCTGGATAAGGCTGTTAGTGCTGTTCTAGGTCAACGAACAATTGAGCGCAATCAGTTGTTGGTTAGCATTGCAAAGAGCAAACTTACAAGACGTCGTGATGACAAAAACGAGAAAGTCACCAAGCCTGAGGAGTTGGTCCGCTTATATGATCTTTTATTACAG AATACAGCTGATCTATCTGATTTAGTTAGTTCTGGAAGAGATAGAAAACCTGAAGAAGTGACCTTTGCTGAAGAGTGTGAACTTAAAAGTTTGGCCTTCCGAGCTGAAAG GTGCTTCTACTTGGCAAGATCATATAGTTTAGCTGGAAAGAGATCCGAAGCATATGCGCTATACTGCCGTGCTCGCTCTCTCGCCGAGAATGCCCTATGGAAGTTTCAAGCTCATAGTAAAACCGATCAGTTGTCTATATTTAATAGGGTTCGCCTTCCccactatttttg GTGA